The proteins below are encoded in one region of Aequorivita iocasae:
- a CDS encoding glycosyltransferase: MIKKNFCFFVSTLDSGGLENYLLRFLEYKASDFNKIVIFCKAGRGGQLEKRYSSISNLIIYKKKIGFFNPKDYISLYTFFKKSKIDTICDFTGNFAGLILFTANLATIKKRVVFYRGSTNHFNESKLRLLYNKFVKNLTYRYATNILSNSNAAFDFFFSHDWRNDTRFKVIYNGINPQQFIEEKENLRNEFNIPKDGFVVGHTGRYNMAKNHQTILKVAKELCTKYNDIYFLLCGNEVKDKLKAKVKKEKLEDRIILQNNREDIPKVLNTTNCYYFPSITEGQPNSLIEAMVSGIPIIASNIEPILETTPKAIHHRFKNPMDVEGFVAEIEKIYLNRDNISSYCCTEWARKHFDHKVLFEKFYNEL; encoded by the coding sequence ATGATTAAGAAAAATTTCTGTTTTTTTGTTTCAACACTTGATAGTGGGGGGTTAGAAAATTATTTATTGCGATTTTTGGAATATAAAGCTTCGGATTTTAATAAAATAGTTATTTTTTGTAAAGCAGGGAGGGGAGGACAGCTAGAAAAGCGCTATTCTTCTATATCTAATTTAATTATATATAAAAAAAAAATAGGTTTCTTTAATCCTAAAGACTATATTTCTTTATACACCTTTTTTAAAAAATCTAAAATAGACACTATTTGTGATTTTACAGGAAATTTTGCAGGATTAATTTTATTTACGGCAAATCTTGCCACCATAAAAAAACGAGTTGTTTTTTATCGAGGGTCAACAAATCATTTCAATGAATCTAAATTAAGATTGCTATACAACAAGTTTGTAAAAAACTTGACCTACAGATACGCCACAAATATCTTATCAAACTCTAATGCCGCATTTGATTTTTTCTTTTCTCATGATTGGAGAAATGACACTCGTTTTAAGGTAATTTATAATGGTATAAATCCTCAACAATTTATAGAAGAAAAAGAAAATTTGAGAAATGAATTCAATATTCCTAAAGACGGTTTCGTAGTTGGTCATACCGGAAGATACAATATGGCCAAGAATCATCAAACAATTCTAAAAGTCGCAAAAGAATTATGTACTAAATATAATGATATCTATTTTCTATTATGTGGTAATGAAGTGAAGGATAAATTAAAAGCTAAGGTTAAGAAAGAAAAATTAGAAGATAGAATTATTTTACAAAACAATCGGGAGGATATACCTAAAGTTTTGAATACAACCAACTGTTATTATTTCCCATCAATTACAGAGGGTCAACCAAACTCATTAATTGAAGCGATGGTTTCGGGAATCCCAATAATAGCCTCAAATATTGAACCGATACTTGAAACTACTCCAAAGGCAATCCATCATCGGTTTAAAAACCCCATGGATGTTGAGGGATTTGTAGCTGAAATTGAGAAAATCTATTTAAATAGAGACAATATTTCCTCTTATTGTTGTACCGAATGGGCCAGGAAACATTTTGATCATAAGGTATTATTTGAAAAATTTTATAATGAATTGTGA
- a CDS encoding glycosyltransferase — translation MELVFVTEARFVKNRLGDYYADSSFNYELWNRYLESFSKIAIMARVKRDDDFRANSSLLSSGKNVSFIELPYYIGPLQYFLNLRKLKKVIKQTINKSNATFICRVPGNIGDLAIRCLINKNKNYGLEVVGDPWDVFARGSIKHPLRSYLRKISYNSLIYNVQNASAVLYVTNETLQKKYPVRSNTFEISASNVNIDDSLIAVDPKSHSFKNEYQIISIGSLAQMYKSPDILIKSIRMLKNKGINCKLIWLGDGDFKEDMEFFAKELNLDNDITFLGNVDKIKVREYLIQSDIFVLASRTEGLPRAIIEAMSVGLPCIATTVGGIPELLDNAVLVPKDNADAMAEKIKKLIEIPEFYNEQASLNLRRSHNYKNSVLRDKRKQFYQYLINLRN, via the coding sequence ATGGAATTAGTATTTGTTACTGAGGCAAGATTTGTAAAAAATAGACTTGGAGATTATTATGCGGATAGTTCTTTTAATTATGAATTATGGAATCGTTATTTAGAATCATTTTCTAAAATAGCAATCATGGCTCGGGTGAAGAGGGATGATGATTTTAGAGCCAATTCGTCTCTATTGTCTTCTGGGAAAAATGTCTCCTTTATTGAATTACCTTATTATATAGGACCTTTACAGTATTTTTTAAACTTAAGAAAATTAAAGAAAGTAATTAAACAAACTATTAATAAATCAAATGCCACATTTATATGTAGGGTTCCAGGCAATATTGGCGATTTAGCAATTAGATGCTTAATTAATAAAAATAAGAATTATGGATTAGAAGTAGTTGGTGATCCTTGGGATGTTTTTGCTAGAGGTAGCATTAAACATCCTTTAAGAAGTTACTTACGAAAAATATCATATAATTCATTAATTTATAATGTTCAAAATGCGTCAGCAGTACTTTATGTTACCAATGAAACTCTGCAAAAAAAATATCCGGTAAGATCGAATACTTTTGAAATTTCGGCTTCTAATGTTAATATAGATGATTCTTTAATTGCGGTTGATCCTAAATCACATTCTTTTAAAAATGAATATCAAATTATTTCCATTGGATCCCTTGCTCAAATGTATAAATCTCCTGACATCTTAATCAAAAGCATTAGGATGCTTAAAAATAAAGGTATAAATTGTAAGCTAATCTGGTTGGGAGATGGTGATTTTAAAGAAGATATGGAATTTTTTGCTAAAGAGTTGAATTTGGATAATGATATAACTTTTTTAGGTAACGTTGATAAAATAAAGGTTCGAGAATATTTAATTCAGTCAGACATTTTTGTACTAGCCTCGCGTACGGAAGGACTTCCAAGAGCAATTATTGAAGCAATGTCGGTTGGTCTACCTTGTATCGCCACAACTGTTGGTGGTATTCCAGAATTATTGGATAATGCAGTTTTAGTCCCAAAAGACAATGCTGATGCAATGGCAGAAAAAATTAAAAAATTAATTGAAATTCCAGAGTTCTATAATGAACAAGCAAGTTTAAATTTAAGACGATCGCATAATTATAAGAATAGTGTCTTAAGAGATAAACGAAAACAATTTTATCAATATCTAATTAATTTGAGAAATTAA
- a CDS encoding glycosyltransferase family 4 protein: MHILHLIKTSEGATWAVRLLQEIHKRHDDITFSVVVPKGGKHFHEYLSLCENVYEFSYTIDWDLLNAGKTFKKIVLKENPDIIHSWFTQTTLYARLFLRDIKIPRIFQVVGPAHLENSLFKWGDLRSAQNNDYWIATSRYIYNIYINAGISENKLFLNYAFIDVENILKAKEQIQPKNFRKEFNLAEDIKIIGTASYIYPPKFYEKSGVKGHEYLLQAFKFLIEERDDVVLVIAGSTFGNNCSYENKLKELAEEIGNEKIFFTGRFDHIYEVIYNFDVFVYLSKSENLGGVYESLLFEIPTISSNKGALPELVINNETGFNVDPSNYEELIQKINLLLDNDFPMYRKRGKELVLETFNKNDIIANTYKLYKNIITKEINI; the protein is encoded by the coding sequence ATGCATATTCTCCACTTAATAAAAACTAGTGAAGGGGCGACTTGGGCTGTGAGGCTGCTACAAGAAATCCATAAAAGACATGATGACATTACTTTTAGCGTTGTTGTTCCAAAGGGAGGAAAACACTTTCACGAGTATTTAAGTTTATGTGAAAATGTTTATGAGTTTTCATATACCATTGATTGGGATTTATTAAATGCAGGAAAGACATTTAAAAAAATAGTTTTAAAAGAAAATCCCGATATAATTCATAGTTGGTTTACTCAAACGACCTTGTATGCGCGTCTATTTTTGAGAGATATCAAAATTCCTAGAATTTTTCAGGTTGTTGGTCCTGCACATCTTGAAAATTCATTATTCAAGTGGGGTGATTTAAGAAGTGCCCAAAATAATGATTACTGGATTGCAACATCAAGATATATCTATAATATCTATATTAACGCAGGAATATCTGAAAATAAATTATTCTTGAATTATGCATTTATTGATGTTGAAAATATATTAAAAGCTAAAGAACAGATTCAACCTAAAAATTTTAGAAAAGAATTTAATTTAGCCGAGGATATCAAAATCATTGGAACCGCATCATATATTTATCCCCCTAAATTTTATGAAAAAAGTGGAGTCAAAGGGCATGAATACCTGTTACAAGCATTTAAATTTTTGATAGAAGAAAGGGATGACGTTGTTTTAGTAATTGCTGGTTCAACTTTCGGTAATAATTGTTCGTATGAAAATAAGTTGAAGGAATTAGCTGAAGAGATTGGGAATGAAAAAATATTCTTTACTGGTAGATTTGATCATATTTATGAAGTAATATACAACTTCGATGTATTTGTTTATTTGTCAAAATCTGAAAATTTAGGCGGTGTATATGAAAGTTTGCTTTTTGAGATCCCTACAATTTCTTCCAATAAAGGAGCTTTGCCAGAATTGGTAATTAATAATGAAACTGGCTTTAATGTTGACCCTTCTAATTATGAGGAATTAATACAGAAAATCAATTTATTATTGGATAATGATTTCCCAATGTATAGAAAAAGAGGTAAAGAATTGGTATTAGAAACTTTTAATAAAAATGATATTATAGCTAATACCTATAAATTATATAAAAATATAATCACTAAAGAAATAAATATATAA
- a CDS encoding sugar transferase, with amino-acid sequence MYNSFLKPLFDFIFAVLILLILSPIFLLVWLCLTIVNNGKSFFYQRRPGKGEKIFTIVKFKTMTDSRASSGKLLPDAQRLTAIGSFVRKTSLDELPQLLNVLKGDMSFVGPRPLLPEYLPLYNDRQRKRHNVKPGITGLAQVNGRNAISWEQKFEYDIWYVENQSFALDLKILFKTVQKVFKSEGIAQEGQVTAERFTGTK; translated from the coding sequence ATGTACAATTCTTTTCTTAAACCTCTTTTCGATTTTATATTCGCCGTTTTAATTTTATTGATTCTAAGTCCAATATTTTTATTGGTTTGGCTATGCTTAACAATAGTAAACAACGGAAAATCTTTTTTTTATCAACGACGCCCAGGCAAAGGAGAAAAAATCTTTACTATCGTCAAGTTTAAAACAATGACCGACAGTAGGGCCAGTAGCGGTAAATTACTGCCCGACGCACAACGCCTTACAGCTATAGGCAGTTTTGTACGCAAAACCTCCTTAGATGAACTGCCCCAATTACTAAACGTTTTAAAAGGCGATATGAGCTTCGTGGGGCCAAGGCCGTTATTGCCCGAATACTTACCTTTATACAATGACAGGCAAAGAAAGCGGCATAACGTAAAACCTGGAATTACCGGCTTGGCTCAAGTAAATGGCCGCAATGCCATCAGTTGGGAACAGAAGTTTGAATATGACATTTGGTATGTAGAAAACCAAAGCTTTGCGTTAGATTTGAAAATTCTTTTTAAAACTGTACAAAAGGTATTTAAAAGTGAAGGGATTGCGCAGGAGGGGCAGGTTACTGCGGAGCGGTTTACAGGGACAAAATAG
- a CDS encoding acetyltransferase gives MILFGASGHCKSVIDIAESIGERISVVYDDNPKAAAVCHIPVKKYMDGTDGTDESWIISIGNNRIRKKVKEKLQCDFGLLKHKTATVSKWSTIGEGTVIMAQVVINSCTSIGEHCIINSAAVIEHDCQIENFVHISPNASLAGGVTVGEGTHIGIGACVLPEIKIGKWATIGAGAVIIKDVPDGAVVVGNPGRVIHDQ, from the coding sequence ATGATATTATTTGGCGCCAGTGGGCATTGTAAATCGGTTATTGATATTGCAGAATCAATAGGAGAGCGTATTAGCGTGGTTTATGATGATAATCCAAAAGCAGCGGCTGTGTGCCATATTCCTGTCAAGAAATATATGGATGGAACCGACGGTACTGACGAATCTTGGATAATTAGCATTGGGAACAATAGAATTCGAAAGAAAGTAAAGGAAAAACTGCAATGTGATTTTGGGCTACTTAAACATAAAACAGCCACAGTTTCTAAATGGTCAACGATAGGTGAGGGAACTGTGATCATGGCGCAGGTAGTTATCAATTCATGTACTTCGATAGGGGAGCATTGCATCATCAACTCTGCTGCCGTTATTGAACACGATTGTCAGATAGAAAACTTTGTACATATTTCCCCCAATGCCAGTTTGGCTGGTGGCGTTACCGTTGGCGAGGGTACGCATATTGGAATTGGCGCCTGTGTGCTGCCGGAAATCAAAATAGGAAAATGGGCTACTATTGGAGCTGGAGCGGTGATAATAAAAGATGTTCCCGATGGGGCAGTTGTTGTGGGAAATCCTGGAAGGGTTATCCATGATCAATAA
- a CDS encoding choice-of-anchor tandem repeat GloVer-containing protein translates to MRIPLPSYLKLFLFVFLFFQLLWGYSQTVTKLFDFNAVNGKRAYGDLISDNTFFYGTTTEGGTHEKGVVFKIKVDGTDFMKLHDFNDTDGAKPYDGLTQIGAELFGVTLRGGPDNEGVIFRLNTNGSNYTILNHFSGNAGGSLPNGTLYFDGTFLYGTTYSGGSNAGGGTIYKLKPDGSNFTTIHSFSGSNPINGAQPQGELIFDGIYFYGVTFNGGTNSKGIVYKIKPDGTDFTKLLDLIGNNGVNNVEPSALLLHNGFLYGCGFLGGANENGFIYRISTQGTDYMILHDFDISSGIKPHCKLTFVNEYLYGTTTAGGLTGGGVLFKIKPDGSDYTVLYNFGTESGYNCWSSLLYRGNHLYGITASGGSNNDNGTIFQLDDGLPLAVPNFDKSVTISLYPNPVKDILHISLPENKETKVKLYEARGRLLLEQTIYNSALLDIGNFKTGVYIIEVGNKAYKVLKQGGGF, encoded by the coding sequence ATGAGAATTCCTTTACCCTCCTACCTAAAACTCTTTCTATTTGTTTTTTTGTTTTTTCAATTGTTATGGGGATATTCCCAAACAGTAACTAAACTATTTGACTTTAATGCTGTGAACGGAAAAAGGGCCTATGGCGACCTGATAAGTGATAACACCTTTTTTTATGGTACTACCACTGAAGGGGGAACACATGAAAAAGGGGTTGTATTTAAAATAAAGGTTGACGGCACCGATTTTATGAAGCTACACGATTTTAATGATACCGATGGAGCAAAACCTTATGATGGTTTAACCCAAATTGGGGCTGAGCTCTTTGGGGTTACGCTTCGTGGTGGTCCAGACAATGAAGGTGTTATTTTTAGGTTGAATACCAATGGTTCCAATTATACCATTTTAAATCATTTTTCGGGTAATGCAGGCGGTTCCCTACCCAACGGAACGCTGTATTTTGACGGCACTTTTCTTTATGGCACTACCTATTCCGGAGGCTCAAATGCTGGTGGAGGCACCATTTATAAGCTAAAACCCGACGGCTCCAATTTTACGACCATCCACAGTTTCAGCGGGAGCAATCCTATAAACGGGGCGCAGCCACAAGGTGAATTGATCTTTGATGGCATCTATTTTTATGGAGTAACTTTTAATGGGGGTACAAATAGCAAAGGGATAGTCTATAAAATCAAACCCGATGGCACCGATTTTACGAAACTGTTGGATCTTATTGGGAACAATGGCGTTAATAATGTGGAACCAAGTGCGCTTTTATTGCACAATGGCTTTTTATACGGATGTGGCTTTTTGGGAGGGGCCAACGAAAATGGATTTATTTATAGGATTAGTACCCAAGGTACCGATTATATGATATTGCATGATTTTGATATTTCCTCCGGCATAAAACCGCACTGTAAGCTAACTTTTGTAAACGAATATCTATATGGCACTACAACTGCGGGGGGGCTGACTGGGGGTGGTGTACTTTTTAAAATTAAACCGGACGGCTCAGATTATACCGTACTTTATAATTTTGGTACAGAAAGCGGGTATAATTGTTGGAGCTCCCTGCTTTATCGAGGTAATCATCTATATGGTATTACCGCAAGCGGCGGTAGCAATAACGATAATGGCACTATTTTTCAATTGGATGATGGCCTGCCGCTTGCGGTTCCAAATTTTGACAAAAGCGTTACTATATCCTTGTATCCAAATCCCGTAAAGGACATTTTGCATATAAGCTTACCGGAAAACAAAGAGACCAAAGTAAAACTATATGAAGCAAGGGGAAGGTTGCTTTTGGAACAGACCATATACAATAGTGCCCTGTTAGATATAGGAAATTTTAAAACTGGGGTATATATAATTGAGGTAGGGAATAAAGCCTATAAAGTGCTTAAGCAAGGCGGTGGGTTTTAA
- a CDS encoding sigma-70 family RNA polymerase sigma factor — MKPNTSYFQSKKEFRLLVTNTFTDLIQLKKEGKQASFNELVLKIMPQIRQYINERLNSAIKKGKFSKGKYKADDFIDQLFIEIYDNIEEVAHEKYFYLWLFKKTNELLEETIVDEEYDDFFLKNIDSYSKAEWDEMQEKYSTDGGGDLLMIEELDDMWYNHNVYNLNEVFIEDNEKGLFEKIDEDISEEAIQNHINMVLHNLPLASQNVFELYTNQHLELEEIAKIRNTTATEVEELLKTAKKALHLSLINRYSPDLNS, encoded by the coding sequence ATGAAACCCAATACTTCCTATTTCCAAAGTAAAAAAGAGTTCCGTTTATTGGTAACCAATACTTTTACGGATCTTATTCAATTAAAAAAAGAAGGCAAACAAGCGTCTTTTAATGAATTGGTATTAAAAATAATGCCCCAAATAAGGCAATACATAAATGAAAGATTGAATAGCGCAATAAAAAAAGGAAAATTTTCCAAAGGCAAGTATAAAGCGGATGACTTTATCGATCAATTATTTATTGAAATCTACGATAATATTGAAGAGGTTGCACATGAAAAATATTTCTATCTATGGTTGTTCAAAAAAACCAATGAACTTTTGGAAGAGACTATCGTAGATGAGGAGTACGATGATTTTTTTCTTAAAAATATTGACTCCTATTCCAAAGCTGAGTGGGATGAAATGCAGGAAAAATACAGTACAGACGGCGGTGGTGATTTACTGATGATTGAAGAACTTGATGATATGTGGTATAACCATAATGTTTATAATTTGAATGAAGTTTTTATAGAGGACAATGAGAAGGGTTTGTTTGAGAAAATAGATGAAGATATTAGTGAGGAAGCAATTCAAAATCACATCAACATGGTGTTGCATAATTTACCCTTGGCATCACAAAATGTTTTTGAATTGTATACAAACCAGCATCTGGAACTGGAAGAAATTGCCAAAATACGAAATACCACAGCTACTGAAGTGGAAGAACTTTTAAAGACCGCCAAAAAAGCATTGCATCTAAGTTTAATTAATAGGTATTCTCCGGACTTAAACAGTTAG